From one Humulus lupulus chromosome 8, drHumLupu1.1, whole genome shotgun sequence genomic stretch:
- the LOC133797635 gene encoding protein RGF1 INDUCIBLE TRANSCRIPTION FACTOR 1: MFVSSNVLPRWLEVLLGEKFYNACIIHEDAKKNEKNIFCLDCCISICPHCLPPHRSHRLLQIRRYVYHDVIRLDDATKLFDTDFVQSYTTNSAKVVFLNQRPQTRTFRGSGNICCTCDRSLQDPYIFCSLSCKIHYLMRREGGLSKFIFECKFLSLPDPGSEDGLISPDSVLEQSGSARTSSGSGGNGSVGCRTMSCTAATDDQIIVRKKRSSVSAYRAACRPVFSPVSEISAALMNRRKGNPQRAPLY, encoded by the exons atg TTTGTCTCTTCAAATGTTCTACCCCGTTGGCTTGAAGTTCTTCTCGGTGAAAAGTTCTACAACGCTTGCATAATTCACGAAGACGCAAAAAAGAACGAGAAGAACATCTTCTGCTTGGATTGTTGCATCAGTATCTGCCCTCACTGTTTGCCCCCTCATCGCTCTCACCGACTTTTGCAG ATAAGGAGGTATGTTTATCATGATGTTATAAGGCTTGACGATGCTACCAAGTTATTCGACACTGACTTTGTTCAA TCATACACAACCAACAGTGCTAAAGTGGTCTTCTTAAACCAAAGGCCTCAGACAAGGACTTTCAGAGGCTCCGGCAATATCTGCTGTACCTGTGACAGAAGCCTTCAAGACCCTTACATTTTTTGCTCTCTCTCATGCAAG ATTCATTACCTAATGAGAAGGGAGGGTGGACTTTCTAAGTTCATATTCGAGTGCAAGTTCTTGTCCTTGCCCGACCCAGGCTCAGAAGACGGTTTAATATCACCCGATTCGGTACTCGAACAGTCGGGTTCGGCCCGAACATCATCCGGGTCAGGAGGGAACGGCAGTGTGGGGTGCAGGACCATGAGCTGCACCGCTGCTACAGACGATCAGATAATTGTGAGGAAAAAGAGAAGCAGCGTATCCGCGTACCGTGCGGCGTGTCGGCCAGTTTTCTCGCCAGTGTCCGAAATTTCGGCGGCTTTGATGAACCGGCGTAAAGGGAATCCACAGAGGGCTCCCCTTTACTGA